From the genome of Triticum aestivum cultivar Chinese Spring chromosome 3B, IWGSC CS RefSeq v2.1, whole genome shotgun sequence, one region includes:
- the LOC123069296 gene encoding G-type lectin S-receptor-like serine/threonine-protein kinase At2g19130 encodes MPTNGGGAARSLGLGISPPKPAATVFLLLLLIDGSLLAESASTDTILPGKGISGNETLVSKSGGFELGFFPPGPGIHYFLGVRFRNMAGNSPTFWLGDRVVITDLPGASLEIFGDSLYIKENGASLWWSPSPGGNVSSAAVAVLHDNGNLMVRDQGNSSLVLWQSFEYPGDAMLPGARLGLDKDTGKNVSLTFKSFSHNGSLSVDANRRNGFVLTTDGHANRGTFPDWMVSSRDNGSSLLLNHPETANGIEFLQFNLGQISLMRWSEPDPAANGTGGWVARWSFPSDCKSGGFFCGDFGACTGSGKCGCVDGFTPSYPIEWGLGYFVTGCSRSLPLSCESDGQTEHDDSFAPLDKLQGLPYNAQDEVAGTDEDCRAACRSKCYCIAYSYGHGCKLWYHNLYNLSLAARPPYTKIYLRMGSKLRNKKGLQTRGIVLLVTGFIGLASLVLISVLLWRFRRDSLGAGKFEVEGPLAVYSYAQIKKATMNFSDKIGEGGFGSVFRGTMPGSTAIAVKNLRILGQAEKQFRTEVQTLGMIQHSNLVRLLGFCVKGKRRLLVYEYMPNGSLDAHLFSKKSGLLSWNVRYQIALGIAKGLAYLHEECEDCIIHCDIKPENILLDAEFCPKIADFGMAKLLGREFNSALTTIRGTMGYLAPEWISGLPITKKEDVYSFGIVLFEIISGRRSTEVVKFGNHRYFPVYAAAQVSEGEVLCLLDARLEGDANVKELDVTCRVACWCIQDEENDRPSMGQVVRMLEGVLDTEMPPIPASFQNLMEGDNSVIYSDF; translated from the coding sequence ATGCCCACcaatggcggcggcgcggcgcgttCGCTCGGCCTTGGCATCTCCCCGCCGAAACCGGCGGCGACGGTATTCCTGCTCCTCCTGCTCATTGACGGCTCCCTATTGGCGGAGTCTGCCTCCACGGACACCATCCTCCCCGGGAAGGGCATCTCCGGGAACGAGACCCTGGTCTCCAAGAGCGGCGGCTTCGAGCTGGGCTTCTTTCCGCCGGGCCCCGGCATCCACTACTTCCTGGGGGTCCGGTTCAGGAACATGGCGGGGAATAGCCCCACCTTCTGGCTCGGGGACAGGGTCGTCATCACCGACCTGCCCGGCGCGTCGCTGGAGATCTTTGGCGACAGCCTCTACATCAAGGAGAATGGGGCCAGCCTCTGGTGGTCGCCGTCGCCGGGCGGCAATGTGTCGTCCGCGGCCGTGGCGGTCCTCCACGACAACGGCAACCTGATGGTCAGGGACCAGGGGAACTCCTCCCTGGTCCTGTGGCAGAGCTTCGAGTACCCCGGCGACGCGATGCTTCCCGGCGCGAGGCTTGGGCTTGACAAGGACACCGGGAAGAACGTCTCGCTGACGTTCAAGAGCTTCTCGCACAACGGCAGTCTCAGCGTCGACGCGAACCGCAGGAACGGGTTCGTGCTCACCACCGACGGGCACGCCAACCGCGGTACCTTCCCGGACTGGATGGTGTCCTCTCGAGACAACGGCAGCTCGCTGTTGCTGAATCACCCGGAAACCGCGAATGGTATCGAGTTCTTGCAGTTCAATCTCGGGCAAATCAGCCTGATGAGGTGgtcggagccggatcccgccgcaAACGGCACCGGCGGCTGGGTCGCTCGCTGGTCCTTCCCTTCCGATTGCAAGTCCGGCGGGTTCTTCTGCGGCGACTTCGGCGCCTGCACGGGCAGCGGGAAGTGCGGCTGCGTGGACGGGTTCACGCCGTCGTACCCGATTGAGTGGGGGCTTGGGTACTTCGTCACCGGCTGCTCGAGGTCTCTCCCGCTGAGCTGCGAGTCTGACGGCCAGACGGAGCACGACGACTCCTTCGCCCCGCTGGACAAGCTGCAAGGGCTTCCTTACAACGCCCAGGACGAGGTGGCCGGAACCGACGAAGACTGCAGGGCGGCTTGCCGGAGCAAATGCTACTGCATCGCCTACTCGTATGGCCATGGATGCAAGCTATGGTACCACAACCTGTACAATCTAAGCTTGGCCGCTAGGCCTCCGTACACCAAGATCTACCTCCGTATGGGCTCCAAGCTCAGGAACAAGAAAGGCTTACAAACAAGAGGAATAGTGTTATTGGTAACTGGATTCATTGGCCTTGCTTCTTTGGTACTGATATCGGTGCTGCTATGGAGATTCAGGAGGGATTCATTGGGCGCCGGGAAGTTTGAAGTAGAAGGCCCTCTTGCAGTCTACTCTTATGCACAGATCAAGAAAGCCACGATGAATTTCTCTGATAAAATCGGCGAGGGAGGATTCGGAAGTGTTTTCAGGGGAACAATGCCGGGATCAACTGCCATCGCTGTGAAGAATCTCAGAATCCTCGGGCAGGCAGAGAAGCAATTCAGGACAGAAGTTCAGACACTTGGGATGATCCAGCACAGCAATCTTGTTCGTCTCTTGGGATTTTGTGTCAAAGGGAAAAGAAGATTGCTGGTGTATGAGTACATGCCAAATGGCTCTTTGGATGCTCATCTCTTTTCAAAGAAGTCTGGTCTGTTGAGTTGGAATGTTCGGTACCAAATTGCACTAGGCATCGCCAAGGGTCTCGCCTATCTACATGAAGAATGTGAGGACTGTATCATACACTGTGACATCAAACCTGAGAACATACTGCTTGATGCGGAATTCTGCCCCAAGATTGCCGATTTCGGTATGGCGAAGCTGCTTGGACGAGAATTCAACTCCGCGCTGACCACCATCCGAGGAACCATGGGATATCTTGCACCCGAGTGGATATCCGGGCTGCCGATCACTAAGAAGGAAGATGTGTACAGCTTCGGCATTGTGCTCTTCGAGATCATCTCGGGGAGAAGGAGCACTGAGGTGGTGAAATTTGGGAACCATCGATATTTTCCGGTCTATGCTGCTGCTCAGGTGAGCGAAGGGGAGGTTCTGTGCTTGCTGGATGCTAGGCTAGAAGGAGATGCTAACGTGAAGGAGCTGGATGTCACCTGTAGGGTTGCCTGCTGGTGCATCCAGGACGAAGAGAATGACAGGCCGTCAATGGGACAAGTTGTTCGCATGTTGGAAGGTGTCCTAGACACTGAGATGCCCCCTATTCCAGCTTCGTTTCAGAACCTTATGGAGGGTGATAACAGTGTTATATATTCTGATTTCTGA